The Henckelia pumila isolate YLH828 unplaced genomic scaffold, ASM3356847v2 CTG_461:::fragment_3, whole genome shotgun sequence genome window below encodes:
- the LOC140871360 gene encoding protein ENHANCED DISEASE RESISTANCE 2-like isoform X2: MAAFNIQEALVWKEKIESVIDQHQESQATNGNKYYSFEYKSGMDNGRNASSSDHESQFSAAEDDDDSHSHILRRTTIGNGPPESVFDWTKELDSDLVNQNSSNQAFSRKYWRLLQCQNGLRIFEELLEVDFLPKSCSRAMKAVGVVEATCEEIFELVMSMDATRCEWDCSFQYGSLVEEVDGHTAILYHRLQLDWFPTFVWPRDLCYVRYWRRNDDGSYVVLFRSREHENCGRQPGFVRANIESGGFNISPMKPLNGRPRTQVQHLIQIDLKGWGVGYVSSFQQHCLLQMLNSVAGLREYFSQTDERTAAPRIPVMVNMTLVSSSSKKGQKSSSVRRSPSLEQIHAAHKNALLMDETSDEDEDLQGNDQEVLPSAVEVDDRRAAYEEEPQNQIDLSIFSGNLRRNDNEKARDCWTISDGNNFRVRSKNFCYDKSKIPAGKHLMDLVAVDWFKDTKRMDHVARRQGCAAQIASDKGHFSIVFNLQVPGSTHYSMVFYFVTKELVPGSLLQRFVNGDDEFRNSRLKLIPSVPKGSWIVRQSVGSTPCLLGKAVDCNYIRGPKYLEIDVDIGSSTVANGVLGLVIGVITTLVVDMAFLVQANTTDELPERLIGAIRVSHIELSSAIVPKLEPDTADSVK; encoded by the exons CATCAAGAGTCCCAAGCCACTAATGGCAACAAATATTATTCCTTTGAATATAAATCTGGGATGGACAATGGCAGAAATGCTTCATCATCTGATCACGAGAGTCA GTTTAGTGCTgccgaagatgatgatgattctCATTCACATATTTTGCGAAGAACAACGATAGGAAATG GCCCCCCTGAGTCTGTTTTTGACTGGACGAAGGAATTAGATTCCGACTTAGTGAATCAAAATTCAAGCAATCAAGCATTTTCTAGAAAATATTGGCGCCTTCTTCAGTGCCAAAATG GTCTTCGGATTTTTGAAGAGCTTCTTGAAGTTGATTTCCTT CCAAAGAGTTGTAGTAGAGCAATGAAAGCTGTTGGGGTAGTGGAGGCTACATGTGAGGAAATATTTGAGCTAGTGATGAGCATGGATGCAACACGATGCGA GTGGGATTGCAGTTTCCAGTATGGTAGCTTAGTTGAAGAAGTAGATGGACATACTGCTATCTTATACCACCGGCTTCAATTAGACTGGTTTCCAAC GTTTGTGTGGCCTCGCGATCTCTGCTATGTACGGTACTGGCGTCGAAATGATGATGGGAGTTATG TTGTGTTATTCCGTTCCAGGGAGCATGAGAATTGTGGTCGGCAACCAGGATTCGTGCGAGCTAATATTGAGA GTGGAGGATTTAACATTTCACCTATGAAACCACTTAATGGGAGACCCAGAACACAAGTTCAGCATCTTATTCAGATTGATCTAAAAGGATGGGGAGTGGGATATGTTTCATCATTTCAGCAGCACTGTCTTCTTCAGATGTTAAATAGTGTTGCTG GATTGCGAGAATACTTTTCTCAAACTGATGAAAGGACTGCAGCTCCTAGAATTCCTGTTATGGTCAACATGACTTTGGTTTCCAGTTCTTCAAAGAAGGGCCAAAAATCATCTTCTGTTCGTCGCAGTCCTTCTCTTGAACAAATACATGCAGCACATAAAAATGCTTTGTTGATGGATGAAACCtctgatgaagatgaagatttgCAGGGAAATGATCAGGAG GTTTTGCCATCTGCCGTTGAGGTTGATGATAGAAGAGCTG CATATGAAGAAGAACCTCAAAACCAAATTGATCTCTCCATTTTCTCTGGTAATCTTCGTCGTAATGATAATGAGAAGGCCCGGGACTGCTGGACAATATCTGATGGGAACAACTTCAGAGTTCGTAGCAAGAATTTTTGCTATGACAAATCAAAG ATTCCTGCAGGTAAGCATCTTATGGATCTTGTTGCTGTAGACTGGTTCAAAGATACCAAACGGATGGATCATGTTGCCAGACGCCAAGGTTGTGCGGCACAG ATTGCATCAGATAAAGGACATTTCTCTATTGTTTTCAATCTGCAA GTACCTGGATCAACCCACTATAGCATGGTTTTTTATTTTGTCACTAAAGAATTAGTACCAGGATCTCTCTTGCAGCGGTTTGTCAATGGGGATGATGAGTTTCGCAATAGCAGATTGAAGCTTATTCCATCAGTACCCAAG GGCTCTTGGATTGTACGCCAAAGCGTTGGAAGCACCCCATGTTTACTTGGAAAAGCAGTAGATTGCAACTATATCCGTGGCCCCAAGTACTTGGAA ATTGATGTTGATATTGGTTCTTCCACTGTGGCAAATGGAGTCCTGGGGCTTGTAATCGGAGTGATTACAACTCTCGTTGTTGACATGGCTTTTCTTGTACAG GCTAACACCACCGATGAGTTGCCCGAGAGGCTAATAGGTGCCATCCGAGTTTCCCACATAGAATTATCCTCTGCCATCGTTCCGAAACTTGAACCAGATACCGCAGATTCAGTTAAATGA
- the LOC140871256 gene encoding secretory carrier-associated membrane protein 4 has product MNRRNDPNPFDEEPEVNPFSNGGAAAGSKSRMPKVVASTLGFGQKHDATVDIPLDTMSNSKGKEKELASWEADLNRRERDLKRREDAVSSAGVTVDDKNWPPFFPIIHHDIANEIPVHAQRLQYLAFASWLGIVLCLSFNVIAVIVCWVQGGGVKIFFLAIIYALMGCPLSYVLWYRPLYRAMRTDSALKFGWFFLFYLLHIAFCIFAAIAPPIVFHGKSLTGILAAIDVFSDHVLAGIFFLVGFALFCIESLLSLWVVQKVYMYFRGNK; this is encoded by the exons ATGAATCGTAGAAACGATCCCAATCCGTTTGATGAGGAACCTGAAGTCAATCCATTCTCG AATGGAGGCGCAGCGGCCGGGTCAAAGTCACGCATGCCTAAGGTGGTTGCTAGTACCCTGGGTTTCGGCCAGAAACATGATGCAACGGTGGACATACCATTAGATACCATGAGT AACTCGAAGGGCAAGGAGAAAGAACTCGCCTCTTGGGAAGCAGATTTGAACAGGAGAGAGAGG GACCTCAAACGCAGGGAAGATGCTGTTTCCAGTG CTGGTGTCACGGTGGATGATAAAAATTGGCCTCCATTTTTCCCCATCATTCACCATGATATAGCCAATGAAATACCAGTTCATGCTCAGAGGTTGCAGTATCTGGCTTTTGCAAGTTGGTTAG GTATCGTCCTTTGCCTTTCATTCAATGTCATTGCTGTCATTGTTTGTTGGGTACAGGGTGGTG GTGTCAAGATCTTTTTCCTCGCAATAATATATGCCTTGATGGGATGCCCACTTTCATATGTCTTATGGTACAGGCCACTGTATCGGGCAATGAG GACTGATAGTGCTTTAAAATTTGGCTGGTTTTTCTTGTTCTATCTG CTCCACATTGCTTTTTGTATCTTTGCGGCAATTGCACCTCCTATTGTCTTTCATGGGAAATCACTGAC GGGCATCCTTGCTGCGATTGACGTTTTCTCCGACCATGTTTTAGCGGGG ATATTTTTCCTTGTTGGATTCGCCCTGTTTTGCATAGAATCTTTACTGAGCTTGTGGGTAGTCCAG AAAGTATACATGTATTTCAGGGGAAACAAGTAA
- the LOC140871892 gene encoding pentatricopeptide repeat-containing protein At2g22410, mitochondrial-like, with translation MKLLRLPSAKQIFPAQTSANFSSNSKKWNSTPNPNLKITNPILLLMESCDSMCQAKQIQAHMTRTGMFFHLFPVSRLLSFIALDENGDFRHASCLFSQIIEPNVYIWNTVIRGCVKNGFHEMGFRYFVRMVRECVEMDKRSYVFGLKACGGLDDVRVGQSVHCRIWKVGSARDLIIKNGLIHSCCESGNLAGADKIFRESEEIDVVSWTSMINGNLINGLADDALKLFDEMCQSGVDPNEVTMVTVFSACARKGDLRVGERIHEFADNKGMRFSLNVMNAALDMYAKCGGLAKAREIFDNMEVKDVFSWTSMVNGLAKSGDVELAREFFDKMPKRNVISWNAMIAGYSQNNMPTEALGLYDVMERQGLNPMESTLVSVLSACAQSGYMDIAKRIHDNYVKQNRIPLTVILGNAFIDMYAKCGNIDTAWEIFDAMGDRDLVSYNSMIVAYASHGQADKALDLFECLIKLGIKPDDITFVGLLSACAHGGLVKKGWGYFRNMELYGLVPTVEHYACVIDLFCRVGLLDEAHELIRSMPLEPDEAIWGAVLNGCRMHGNVELGKVAAEKLMNLDPKDSGIYVLLASLCANKSKWSDVRMTRSMMRDKGVKKTRGSSYIEVEGKFHEFLIADGSHPESKTIYEVLQEVLLFSKSEDYTSCTCDINAYL, from the coding sequence ATGAAACTACTTCGTCTTCCTTCAGCGAAACAAATTTTCCCAGCACAAACATCTGCGAACTTCTCCTCTAACTCCAAGAAATGGAATTCAACTCCAAATCCGAACCTCAAAATCACAAACCCAATTCTCCTTCTCATGGAATCCTGCGATTCGATGTGCCAAGCAAAGCAAATTCAAGCTCACATGACACGCACTGGCATGTTTTTTCACCTCTTTCCTGTCAGCAGACTCTTATCTTTTATTGCCCTGGATGAAAATGGCGACTTCCGTCATGCAAGTTGCCTCTTTTCGCAGATTATTGAGCCTAATGTGTATATATGGAATACTGTTATAAGGGGTTGTGTAAAAAATGGGTTCCATGAAATGGGTTTTCGTTACTTCGTGAGAATGGTTAGAGAATGTGTGGAGATGGATAAGAGAAGCTATGTTTTCGGGCTGAAAGCCTGTGGCGGTTTGGATGATGTTAGAGTGGGACAGTCGGTGCATTGTAGGATTTGGAAAGTAGGATCTGCGAGAGATTTGATTATAAAAAATGGTTTGATTCATTCTTGTTGTGAGAGTGGAAATTTAGCTGGTGCAGATAAAATTTTTCGTGAGAGTGAAGAAATTGATGTGGTTTCTTGGACTAGTATGATCAATGGGAACTTGATAAATGGATTGGCTGATGATGCCTTGAAATTGTTTGATGAAATGTGTCAAAGTGGAGTGGATCCTAATGAGGTCACAATGGTGACAGTCTTTTCAGCTTGTGCCCGAAAGGGGGATTTGAGGGTTGGGGAGCGGATTCATGAATTTGCGGATAATAAAGGGATGAGATTTAGTTTGAATGTGATGAATGCTGCATTAGATATGTATGCCAAGTGCGGGGGCTTAGCTAAGGCTAGAGAGATTTTTGATAATATGGAAGTCAAGGACGTGTTTTCATGGACTAGTATGGTTAACGGGCTTGCGAAAAGTGGGGATGTTGAGTTGGCTCGTGAGTTTTTTGATAAGATGCCTAAGAGGAATGTAATTTCGTGGAATGCAATGATAGCTGGTTACTCGCAAAACAATATGCCTACGGAGGCTTTGGGACTATATGATGTAATGGAGAGACAAGGATTGAATCCCATGGAGAGTACTTTGGTTTCTGTGCTCTCGGCTTGTGCTCAATCCGGTTATATGGATATAGCCAAGAGGATTCATGATAACTATGTTAAGCAAAATCGGATTCCATTGACTGTAATACTAGGTAATGCATTTATTGATATGTATGCTAAGTGTGGGAACATTGACACTGCCTGGGAGATCTTTGATGCAATGGGAGATAGAGATTTGGTGTCTTATAACTCAATGATTGTGGCTTATGCATCTCATGGTCAGGCGGATAAGGCCCTCGATCTTTTTGAATGTTTGATAAAATTGGGAATTAAGCCTGATGATATCACGTTTGTCGGTCTCTTGTCAGCTTGTGCTCATGGTGGATTAGTCAAGAAAGGTTGGGGTTATTTCCGGAACATGGAGTTGTATGGTTTAGTTCCCACTGTGGAGCATTATGCTTGTgttattgatttattttgtaGAGTTGGGCTCTTGGATGAGGCTCATGAGTTGATAAGATCGATGCCTCTGGAACCGGATGAAGCTATTTGGGGGGCAGTTTTGAATGGTTGTAGAATGCATGGAAATGTTGAGTTAGGGAAGGTTGCTGCTGAGAAGCTGATGAATCTGGATCCAAAAGATAGTGGCATCTATGTACTTTTAGCAAGCTTATGTGCTAACAAGAGTAAATGGAGTGATGTAAGGATGACTAGAAGTATGATGAGAGATAAAGGTGTCAAGAAGACCCGAGGGTCTAGTTACATAGAGGTTGAAGGCAAGTTTCATGAATTTCTAATAGCGGATGGATCGCATCCTGAATCCAAAACCATTTACGAAGTTCTACAGGAAGTTCTGTTGTTTTCAAAGTCGGAAGATTATACATCATGTACTTGCGATATTAATGCATATCTTTGA
- the LOC140872249 gene encoding uncharacterized protein isoform X1 yields MQRWSSGLRSLAALLSNPEFCGRRCLIRRREPFDSDRLLHTSPIKLLHISQMTGHSLICPNFKPLLTAPPSPHLSHSTSFPPAVSLIQMRHITAAKQRERKLKSRKPRTPVVSKVKKIKMKFYSSFKSRFRVMNNGQIRRWKAGKRHNASSKSKKSKRRLRQPGLVPAAYAKVMKKLNFCN; encoded by the exons ATGCAGAGATGGAGCTCCGGTCTCCGCTCATTGGCCGCTCTACTTTCCAATCCCGAATTCTGCGGCCGCCGCTGCCTCATCCGCCGCCGCGAACCTTTCGATTCCGATCGTCTCCTGCACACCTCTCCTATAAAGTTACTCCACATTTCCCAAATGACTGGCCATTCCCTGATTTGCCCCAATTTTAAACCCTTACTTACTGCCCCTCCCTCTCCTCACCTTTCTCACTCCACTTCTTTTCCTCCGGCTGTCTCT TTGATACAAATGCGGCACATCACTGCCGCCAAGCAGAGGGAAAGAAAGTTGAAGAGCAGGAAGCCAAGGACCCCTGTCGTTTCCAAagtcaaaaaaatcaaaatgaaattCTACTC atccttTAAAAGCAGATTTAGAGTGATGAATAATGGGCAAATCAGGCGATGGAAGGCGGGGAAGAGGCACAATGCAAGTTCAAAG TCCAAGAAGTCAAAACGTCGACTCAGACAACCAGGTCTAGTCCCAGCAGCTTATGCAAAAGTGATGAAGAAGCTCAACTTTTGCAATTGA
- the LOC140872249 gene encoding uncharacterized protein isoform X2: MQRWSSGLRSLAALLSNPEFCGRRCLIRRREPFDSDRLLHTSPIKLLHISQMTGHSLICPNFKPLLTAPPSPHLSHSTSFPPAVSLIQMRHITAAKQRERKLKSRKPRTPVVSKVKKIKMKFYSSFKSRFRVMNNGQIRRWKAGKRHNASSKCSFTVRVGKGRCLSVFPPKIVIP, from the exons ATGCAGAGATGGAGCTCCGGTCTCCGCTCATTGGCCGCTCTACTTTCCAATCCCGAATTCTGCGGCCGCCGCTGCCTCATCCGCCGCCGCGAACCTTTCGATTCCGATCGTCTCCTGCACACCTCTCCTATAAAGTTACTCCACATTTCCCAAATGACTGGCCATTCCCTGATTTGCCCCAATTTTAAACCCTTACTTACTGCCCCTCCCTCTCCTCACCTTTCTCACTCCACTTCTTTTCCTCCGGCTGTCTCT TTGATACAAATGCGGCACATCACTGCCGCCAAGCAGAGGGAAAGAAAGTTGAAGAGCAGGAAGCCAAGGACCCCTGTCGTTTCCAAagtcaaaaaaatcaaaatgaaattCTACTC atccttTAAAAGCAGATTTAGAGTGATGAATAATGGGCAAATCAGGCGATGGAAGGCGGGGAAGAGGCACAATGCAAGTTCAAAG TGTTCATTTACTGTAAGAGTTGGAAAGGGGAGATGCTTGTCTGTTTTCCCCCCGAAGATAGTAATTCCTTGA
- the LOC140872196 gene encoding uncharacterized protein isoform X2 translates to MELFEREEPGNELKCAGEVWGGPRPTVGKKRNRCLNLSDDKSSSESSDLSPELLGVLPSFKMDNFPSIADEKASSTSAKYDSFVADFEDPWIIETAQDSGVLKEKKTKLKDLDLNRRPFVLPCGKTDIISKNKEIDINGALNLNADPEDQNSDGFDTQTEEKLEFEVGKLTESSIVDLMEDTSRHMTDIMETVLFDVHLTVQPSFREEHVPYVCLRSHGNGKPILGYPLEVGALSDSCDTFLPFHDGGNSRFHQLVWRTSRRTPVCYITNSHFYTISMNVRNKKEKSPKNPPHSKKAVIVLARACVPVEYIFGKLLKAVG, encoded by the exons ATGGAATTGTTTGAGAGAGAAGAACCAGGAAATGAACTCAAATGTGCAG GTGAAGTGTGGGGTGGACCAAGACCAACTGTTGGAAAAAAGAGAAACAGATGTCTAAACTTGTCTGATGATAAAAGTAGCTCGGAGAGTTCAGATCTTTCTCCTGAATTACTTGGTGTTCTACCCTCGTTCAAGATGGATAACTTTCCCAGTATAGCTGATGAAAAAGCTTCTTCAACTTCAGCAAAATATGATTCTTTTGTTGCTGATTTTGAAGATCCATGGATCATTGAAACAGCCCAAGATTCAG GTGTTCTGAAGGAAAAGAAGACAAAGTTGAAAGATCTTGATTTAAACAGAAGACCATTTGTTTTACCCTGCGGAAAGACGGATATCATTTCGAAAAATAAAGAGATTGATATCAATGGTGCACTAAATTTAAACGCAGATCCGGAAGATCAAAATAGTGATGGATTTGACACACAAACTGAGGAAAAGCTGGAGTTTGAGGTTGGAAAACTTACTGAATCTTCAATTGTTGATCTTATGGAAGACACCAGCAGGCACATGACTGACATAATGGAGACTGTGTTATTTGACGTGCATTTGACTGTCCAACCTAGCTTTCGAGAAGAACATGTCCCATATGTTTGTTTAAGGAGTCATGGGAATGGTAAACCAATCCTAGGGTATCCTCTTGAAGTTGGAGCATTAAGTGACAGTTGCGATACTTTTCTTCCTTTTCACGACGGAGGGAACAGTAGATTTCATCAACTTGTTTGGAGAACTTCTAGGAGGACACCTGTATGTTACATCACGAATTCCCATTTTTATACCATCTCCATGAATGTGCGAAACAAGAAAGAGAAGTCACCGAAGAATCCACCCCATTCCAAGAAAGCAGTGATAGTACTGGCCAGAGCTTGTGTTCCTGTGGAATATATATTCGGTAAGTTACTCAAAGCAGTTGGTTAG
- the LOC140872196 gene encoding uncharacterized protein isoform X1, with translation MELFEREEPGNELKCAVSTGEVWGGPRPTVGKKRNRCLNLSDDKSSSESSDLSPELLGVLPSFKMDNFPSIADEKASSTSAKYDSFVADFEDPWIIETAQDSGVLKEKKTKLKDLDLNRRPFVLPCGKTDIISKNKEIDINGALNLNADPEDQNSDGFDTQTEEKLEFEVGKLTESSIVDLMEDTSRHMTDIMETVLFDVHLTVQPSFREEHVPYVCLRSHGNGKPILGYPLEVGALSDSCDTFLPFHDGGNSRFHQLVWRTSRRTPVCYITNSHFYTISMNVRNKKEKSPKNPPHSKKAVIVLARACVPVEYIFGKLLKAVG, from the exons ATGGAATTGTTTGAGAGAGAAGAACCAGGAAATGAACTCAAATGTGCAG TTTCAACAGGTGAAGTGTGGGGTGGACCAAGACCAACTGTTGGAAAAAAGAGAAACAGATGTCTAAACTTGTCTGATGATAAAAGTAGCTCGGAGAGTTCAGATCTTTCTCCTGAATTACTTGGTGTTCTACCCTCGTTCAAGATGGATAACTTTCCCAGTATAGCTGATGAAAAAGCTTCTTCAACTTCAGCAAAATATGATTCTTTTGTTGCTGATTTTGAAGATCCATGGATCATTGAAACAGCCCAAGATTCAG GTGTTCTGAAGGAAAAGAAGACAAAGTTGAAAGATCTTGATTTAAACAGAAGACCATTTGTTTTACCCTGCGGAAAGACGGATATCATTTCGAAAAATAAAGAGATTGATATCAATGGTGCACTAAATTTAAACGCAGATCCGGAAGATCAAAATAGTGATGGATTTGACACACAAACTGAGGAAAAGCTGGAGTTTGAGGTTGGAAAACTTACTGAATCTTCAATTGTTGATCTTATGGAAGACACCAGCAGGCACATGACTGACATAATGGAGACTGTGTTATTTGACGTGCATTTGACTGTCCAACCTAGCTTTCGAGAAGAACATGTCCCATATGTTTGTTTAAGGAGTCATGGGAATGGTAAACCAATCCTAGGGTATCCTCTTGAAGTTGGAGCATTAAGTGACAGTTGCGATACTTTTCTTCCTTTTCACGACGGAGGGAACAGTAGATTTCATCAACTTGTTTGGAGAACTTCTAGGAGGACACCTGTATGTTACATCACGAATTCCCATTTTTATACCATCTCCATGAATGTGCGAAACAAGAAAGAGAAGTCACCGAAGAATCCACCCCATTCCAAGAAAGCAGTGATAGTACTGGCCAGAGCTTGTGTTCCTGTGGAATATATATTCGGTAAGTTACTCAAAGCAGTTGGTTAG